Within Cyanobium sp. AMD-g, the genomic segment AGGGAGTAACGCAGGCCGCACTCAGCCAGGAGCCGGTCCAGGTCCTCGTAGTAGGCGCACTCCGGCAGCCAGATCCCCAGGGGACGCACACCAAGCAGCCGCTGATGCTCGCGAACGGCGGTGAGCAGCTGGGCCCGCACCGCCTCCGGCGAATCCCGCAGCAGGGGCAGGTAGCCGTGGGTGGCGCCGCAGGTGATCAGATCCAGGACCCCCTGCTCCTGCAGGCGCCGGAAACCGGGCAGGAGGCTCCCCCCCTGCTGCCGCCACTGGGCCTCGATGGCCGTGAGCGTGCTCTGGAGCTGGCGCGCCGGCAGCGCCAGCTCCGGTTCCGCCTGGTCGAGCAGGGTCCGGCGCAGGGCCAGCCAGGCTGGGAAACGGCTGTTCAGGGCCCCGTCGCTCAGCAGCGACAGCAGGGTGGGGGAGAGGCCGAGGGTGAGTTTCGGCCGTTGCTCAGGGTCGGCGGCGGCCCGCTCCAGCACGGCCAGCAGCGGCAGATAGCATTCCTGCAGGGCCTGGAAGTACCAGTCCTCCTCCAGCGAGCCCGGTTCTCCCGATCGCACGTAGGGGAGGTGGGCATGCAACACCAGGGCCAGATCGCCTGCGGCCATGGGGAAACCTCTGTGGCGCCACTGTACGTTCCACTCCCGGAGCAAGGCCGTCGGGCGCCTAGAGTGGCGCTAACTCATAGCTGTTCCGCTTAACCCCATGGCCCGCGATCCCGGCCGGGTATTGATCTTCGATACCACCCTCCGCGACGGGGAGCAGTCCCCTGGCGCCAGCCTCAACCTGGAGGAGAAGCTCGCGATCGCCCAGCAACTGGCCCGCCTGGGGGTGGACATCATCGAGGCCGGCTTCCCCTTCGCCAGCAGCGGCGATTTTCACGCCGTTCAAAAGATCGCCGCCACCGTGGGCACCCCGGATGGGCCTGTGATCTGCGGCCTGGCCAGGGCCGCCAGCGGCGACATCAAGGCCTGCGCCGACGCCGTGGCCCCGGCGGCCCGCCGGCGCATCCACACCTTCATCGCCACCAGCGACATCCACCTGGAGCACAAGCTGCGCAAGAGCCGCGCCGAGGTGATCGCCATCACCGCGGAGATGGTGGCCTATGCCCGCTCCCTGGTCGACGACGTCGAGTTCTCCTGCGAGGACGCCGGCCGCAGCGACCCTGAGTTCATGCACGAGGTGATCGAGGCGGCGATCAAGGCCGGCGCCACCACCATCAACATCCCCGACACGGTGGGCTACACCACCCCGGCGGAATTCGGCGAGATCATCGCCGGCATCAACCGCTCGGTGCCCAACATCGACCAGGCGGTGATCTCGGTGCATGGGCACAACGATCTGGGCCTGGCCGTCGCCAACTTCCTCGAGGCTGTCAAGAACGGTGCCCGCCAGCTGGAGTGCACCATCAACGGCATCGGCGAACGGGCCGGCAACGCTTCCCTCGAGGAGCTCGTGATGGCGCTGCACGTCCGCCGCAGCTACTTCAATCCGTTCCTGGGCCGGCCGGCCGAGCAGCGCGATCCGCTCACCAACGTGCGCACCGAGGAGATCACCAAGACCTCCCGGCTGGTCTCCAACCTCACCGGCATGGCGGTGCAGCCCAACAAGGCGATCGTGGGTGCCAATGCCTTCGCCCATGAATCCGGCATCCACCAGGACGGCGTGCTCAAGAACCGGCTCACCTACGAGATCATCGACGCCCGCACCGTCGGTCTGGCCGACAACCGCCTCTCGCTCGGCAAGCTCTCGGGCCGCAGCGCCTTCCGCGCCCGGCTGGAGGAGCTCGGCTACAGCCTGGAGCGCCACGACCTCGACGACGCCTTCACCCGCTTCAAGGAACTGGCCGACCGCAAGCGCGAGATCACCGACCGGGATCTCGAAGCGATCGTCAGTGAGCAGGTGCAGCAACAGGACCAGCCCCGTTACGTCCTGCAATCGGTGCAGGTGAGCTGCGGCACCAACCTGCAGCCCACCGCCACCGTCACCCTTCGGGATGGCGATGGCATCGACCTGACCGAGGCGGCCATCGGCACCGGTCCGGTGGATGCGGTCTGCCAGGCGCTCAACCACCTGGCCCAGGTGCCGAACGAGCTGGTGGAGTTCAGCATCAAGTCCGTCACCGAGGGCATCGACGCCATGGGTGAGGTGACCATCCGCCTGCGCCACCAGGGCGTGCTCTATTCGGGCCATGCGGCCGACACCGACATCGTCGTGGCGGCGGCCCAGGCCTTCGTCAACGCCCTCAACCGGCTGGTCTCGGGCAGCCAGCGCGCCCCGCTCCACCCCCAGAAGACACCCCTTCCGGTGGCGGAACTGCCGCGTCTGTGAACGCCCCCAACCGCTCGCCGCTGGCCACGGGACTGCAGCTCGCCCTGCTGCTGCTGGTGGCCGTGCTGCTGCTGCTGCCCCTGCTGTGGCTGGTGAGCACCTCCCTGAAGGGGCCGGCGGAGGACATCTTCACCAGCCCCCCGGCCCTGCTGCCAAGCCAGCCGAGCCTGGAGGCCTACGGCCGCCTGTTCGCCGCCAATCCCATGGGCACCTACCTGCTCAACAGCACCATCGTCAGCGCCCTGGCGGTGCTGGCCAACCTGCTGTTCTGCTCCCTGGCGGCCTATCCCCTGGCGCGGATGCGGTTCCGTGGCCGCGGGCTGGTGCTGGCCCTGGTGGTGGCCACGATCCTGATCCCCTTCCAGGTGGTGATGATCCCCCTTTATCTGCTGATGGTGCAGATCGGCCTGCGCAACTCCCTCTGGGCCCTGATCGTGCCCCAGGCCGCCACGGCCTTCGGCATCTTCCTGCTGCGCCAGAGTTTCCTGGCGGTGCCGGTGGAACTGGAGGAGGCGGCCCGGATCGATGGCTGCACCCCCGTCGGTGAATGGTGGAACGTGATGCTGCCGGCGGCGCGGGCCGACCTGATCACCCTGGCGATGTTCGTGTTCATCGGCACCTGGAGTGATTTCCTCTGGCCGCTGATCATTCTCGACGACCCCACCCTCTACACCCTGCCCCTGGGCCTGCAGCAGCTGGCCAGCAGTTTCTCCCTCGACTGGCGCCTGGTGGCGGCCGGCTCGGTGGTCTCGATCCTGCCGGTTCTGCTGCTGTTCGTGCTGCTGCAGCGCTACATCCTGCCGAGCGCCAGCGGTGATG encodes:
- a CDS encoding 2-isopropylmalate synthase, producing MARDPGRVLIFDTTLRDGEQSPGASLNLEEKLAIAQQLARLGVDIIEAGFPFASSGDFHAVQKIAATVGTPDGPVICGLARAASGDIKACADAVAPAARRRIHTFIATSDIHLEHKLRKSRAEVIAITAEMVAYARSLVDDVEFSCEDAGRSDPEFMHEVIEAAIKAGATTINIPDTVGYTTPAEFGEIIAGINRSVPNIDQAVISVHGHNDLGLAVANFLEAVKNGARQLECTINGIGERAGNASLEELVMALHVRRSYFNPFLGRPAEQRDPLTNVRTEEITKTSRLVSNLTGMAVQPNKAIVGANAFAHESGIHQDGVLKNRLTYEIIDARTVGLADNRLSLGKLSGRSAFRARLEELGYSLERHDLDDAFTRFKELADRKREITDRDLEAIVSEQVQQQDQPRYVLQSVQVSCGTNLQPTATVTLRDGDGIDLTEAAIGTGPVDAVCQALNHLAQVPNELVEFSIKSVTEGIDAMGEVTIRLRHQGVLYSGHAADTDIVVAAAQAFVNALNRLVSGSQRAPLHPQKTPLPVAELPRL
- a CDS encoding carbohydrate ABC transporter permease; this translates as MNAPNRSPLATGLQLALLLLVAVLLLLPLLWLVSTSLKGPAEDIFTSPPALLPSQPSLEAYGRLFAANPMGTYLLNSTIVSALAVLANLLFCSLAAYPLARMRFRGRGLVLALVVATILIPFQVVMIPLYLLMVQIGLRNSLWALIVPQAATAFGIFLLRQSFLAVPVELEEAARIDGCTPVGEWWNVMLPAARADLITLAMFVFIGTWSDFLWPLIILDDPTLYTLPLGLQQLASSFSLDWRLVAAGSVVSILPVLLLFVLLQRYILPSASGDAVKG